A genomic stretch from uncultured Cohaesibacter sp. includes:
- a CDS encoding TonB-dependent receptor has translation MSGKAGITSLIALGLLASTSAYAEEFNLDEVVVSAGLVPVDEEKVGRAYTVVTGKQLEQSQTKYVADALRSVPGVTVNRTGSYGGLTNIRIRGSETNHVLVLIDDIEATENANGAFDFGGLQVSDIDRIEVLRGPQSALYGSDAIAGVVHIITKSGTRDGNHASIKTETGTDGTALFDLGLSGGQERFDYAFSGAFRRTDGFNVSDDGSEDDGDRNLTLNGRLKVDLTDNLGFSGSMRYTDRNSDVDGTNTATGKATDAAGLYSKSREFYTGGGLTLSTMDGQFVQKVKAEYTNVESKQNSGGLYIAKTERTHLGYQGTYFFDTPGFAGGKHSITGASEWEYESFEDGWLNNGTQDRNLYGFIGEYQGQYWDKLFLNGSVRYDVNDDFEDAFTYSASAAYLIDQTNTRLHASVGKGIKNPSFYDQFGSYSTFVGNPNLKPESSIGWDFGVKQSMFDDRFAVDVTYFNQTLTDAIVSCGAGAVTSLCNSSDETEKQGIEVAADFAVTNSLHVKASYTYLDVESGATIIRAPEHQGSVQVTKSFLDGKAHLFADAVFNGEMSDNVWTVNPSGWYVSSPVTLADYAVVNVGADYQINDHAQIYGRVENLLDADYQEVYGYNTAGITGYVGLKADF, from the coding sequence ATGTCAGGAAAAGCGGGTATTACCAGCTTGATTGCCTTGGGGTTGCTTGCGAGCACAAGCGCCTATGCGGAAGAGTTCAATCTTGATGAAGTCGTTGTGTCTGCGGGGCTCGTCCCGGTGGATGAGGAAAAAGTCGGTAGGGCCTATACGGTTGTTACCGGAAAACAGCTTGAGCAGAGCCAGACGAAATATGTGGCCGATGCTTTGAGGAGCGTTCCGGGGGTGACTGTCAACCGCACCGGCTCTTATGGCGGGTTGACGAATATTCGCATCCGCGGATCGGAAACGAACCATGTGCTGGTTCTGATCGACGATATCGAAGCAACCGAGAATGCCAATGGGGCATTCGACTTTGGCGGTTTGCAGGTTTCCGATATCGATCGCATCGAGGTTCTGCGTGGACCGCAGAGTGCCCTTTACGGGTCTGATGCGATTGCGGGTGTGGTTCACATCATCACCAAGTCTGGCACGCGGGACGGGAATCACGCTTCTATCAAAACGGAAACTGGCACCGATGGTACGGCTCTTTTTGACCTTGGGCTTTCTGGCGGTCAGGAGCGTTTTGACTATGCCTTTTCCGGCGCATTCAGAAGAACGGATGGGTTCAACGTCTCCGATGATGGTTCCGAAGATGATGGGGATCGCAACCTTACCCTCAATGGACGCTTGAAGGTCGATCTGACGGATAATCTGGGCTTTAGCGGATCCATGCGTTATACGGATCGTAACTCGGACGTAGACGGTACGAATACTGCAACGGGCAAGGCGACCGATGCGGCAGGTCTTTATAGCAAGTCACGAGAATTCTACACCGGTGGTGGTCTGACCCTGTCGACGATGGATGGTCAGTTCGTGCAGAAGGTCAAGGCCGAATATACCAACGTGGAAAGCAAGCAGAATTCCGGTGGTTTGTATATTGCGAAAACCGAGCGGACCCATCTTGGCTATCAGGGCACCTATTTCTTCGACACTCCGGGCTTTGCCGGTGGGAAACACAGCATTACCGGAGCCTCCGAATGGGAATATGAGAGCTTTGAAGATGGCTGGTTGAACAATGGTACACAGGACCGCAATCTATACGGATTTATAGGCGAATATCAGGGGCAATATTGGGACAAACTGTTTCTGAACGGCTCTGTTCGCTATGATGTGAACGACGATTTCGAAGACGCCTTCACCTATAGCGCCAGTGCTGCCTATTTGATCGATCAGACCAACACACGCTTGCATGCATCAGTTGGCAAGGGCATCAAGAATCCGAGCTTCTATGATCAATTCGGCAGCTATTCCACCTTTGTTGGCAATCCTAATCTGAAACCAGAGAGCAGCATCGGCTGGGATTTCGGCGTCAAGCAATCGATGTTTGATGATCGCTTCGCGGTGGATGTGACCTATTTCAACCAGACCTTGACAGATGCGATTGTCAGTTGTGGTGCTGGGGCTGTTACGAGCTTGTGTAACTCAAGCGACGAGACCGAAAAGCAGGGCATTGAGGTCGCTGCAGATTTCGCGGTCACCAATAGCCTGCATGTCAAAGCATCCTACACCTATCTTGATGTTGAATCGGGCGCCACTATTATTCGCGCGCCTGAGCATCAAGGATCTGTTCAGGTCACCAAGTCCTTCCTTGATGGTAAAGCGCATTTGTTTGCAGACGCCGTTTTCAATGGAGAGATGTCTGATAATGTTTGGACCGTCAATCCTTCGGGTTGGTATGTTTCTTCGCCCGTAACGCTTGCTGACTATGCTGTTGTCAATGTTGGAGCGGATTACCAGATCAACGACCATGCCCAGATCTATGGTCGCGTCGAGAACCTGCTTGATGCTGACTATCAAGAAGTCTATGGCTACAACACCGCAGGCATCACCGGCTATGTTGGTTTGAAGGCTGACTTTTGA
- a CDS encoding ABC transporter substrate-binding protein: MVRTLLIFALIVFGGLVPGPGLARPNRVVSINLCTDQLAMMVADPQQLISVSKLAFDPNTSVMVKQAKRYKINHARAEEIIRLQPDLVLAGIYTSKNTINLLQSLGVRVEQFAPDSGFEAIRKNITRIGALLGQETRANRMLKDFDNKLAALRKNAPKEHKVLASYEPSSYTGGAGTLANEMIKAAGLRHMGEELGFRGSSVKLSLEALIRENPDYVMTWSQWTGGPARATQILHHPALDEWFGPDRRVTVDTRYWICGGPFTVDAVADLQKQIVQRERGN, encoded by the coding sequence ATGGTTCGGACACTGCTCATTTTTGCGCTGATTGTATTTGGCGGATTGGTGCCCGGACCTGGCCTTGCGCGTCCCAATCGGGTGGTTTCCATCAATCTTTGCACCGATCAACTTGCCATGATGGTGGCCGATCCGCAGCAATTGATCTCGGTGTCGAAACTGGCTTTTGATCCCAATACATCCGTCATGGTCAAACAAGCCAAGCGATATAAGATAAACCATGCCCGGGCTGAGGAAATTATCCGGTTGCAGCCGGATCTGGTTTTGGCGGGCATCTATACGTCCAAAAACACAATCAATCTTCTGCAGAGTTTGGGTGTGCGCGTGGAGCAATTTGCGCCCGATAGCGGCTTTGAGGCCATCCGAAAGAATATTACACGGATCGGTGCGCTGCTGGGGCAAGAGACACGCGCAAACCGGATGCTGAAGGATTTCGACAACAAGCTTGCAGCCCTCAGGAAAAACGCGCCCAAAGAGCATAAGGTGCTCGCTTCCTATGAGCCGAGTAGCTACACCGGCGGCGCTGGCACTCTGGCCAATGAAATGATCAAGGCTGCAGGCTTGCGTCATATGGGGGAAGAGCTTGGGTTTCGTGGAAGTTCGGTGAAACTGTCGCTTGAGGCGCTCATTCGCGAAAATCCGGATTATGTCATGACCTGGTCTCAATGGACCGGCGGCCCGGCGCGCGCGACCCAGATTTTGCATCATCCTGCGCTTGATGAATGGTTCGGCCCCGATCGGCGCGTTACCGTTGATACCCGCTACTGGATTTGTGGCGGGCCCTTTACCGTGGATGCCGTGGCTGATTTGCAAAAGCAGATAGTGCAACGAGAACGAGGAAATTAG
- a CDS encoding iron ABC transporter permease: MGRPSFPILTTLLLCLVVVLFLFSLAVGQVWINPLKGLFGARDDIARVDHIILLQIRLPRALLGLAIGGILGLSGAVLQGLLRNPLAEPGVMGMSASASLGAVIAIYTGLTTTFAYALPIAALLGALFGVLLLLLLAGRSADVLTLILSGVAITSLASALTSLALNLSSNPFASLEIVFWMLGSLTDRSMVHVWLSVPLIIVGSIMLFSTARALDALSLGPDVARSLGVDMRRTRTLAILGTAVGVGAATAVSGTIGFVGLIVPHLLRPLVGFRPSRLLPVSALGGAAFLLASDLFIRLVMPDKDLKLGVVTAIIGAPFFLWLLRKIRRRAV; this comes from the coding sequence ATGGGGCGCCCTTCATTTCCAATATTAACCACACTGTTGTTGTGCCTTGTTGTGGTTCTTTTCCTCTTTTCATTGGCGGTCGGTCAGGTTTGGATCAATCCTTTGAAAGGTCTTTTCGGAGCGCGTGATGATATTGCACGGGTTGACCATATCATCCTGCTTCAGATCCGCTTGCCTCGCGCACTTCTCGGATTGGCTATTGGTGGTATCCTGGGGCTTTCTGGTGCCGTTTTGCAGGGGCTGCTGCGCAACCCGCTGGCCGAGCCCGGCGTTATGGGCATGTCTGCCTCCGCTTCGCTCGGGGCTGTCATTGCAATCTATACGGGGCTGACAACGACCTTTGCCTATGCGCTGCCGATTGCGGCCTTGTTGGGCGCATTGTTCGGGGTGCTGTTGCTCTTGTTGCTGGCAGGCAGAAGCGCCGATGTGCTTACGCTCATCCTGTCGGGCGTTGCCATCACCTCACTCGCCAGCGCGCTCACATCGCTGGCTCTGAACCTATCTTCCAATCCTTTTGCATCTCTGGAAATCGTCTTCTGGATGCTGGGGTCCCTGACGGATCGCAGTATGGTTCACGTCTGGTTGTCGGTTCCGTTGATCATTGTGGGCAGCATCATGCTGTTCTCAACGGCGCGTGCGCTGGATGCTCTCAGCCTCGGGCCTGATGTTGCGCGGTCATTGGGCGTTGATATGCGCCGAACCCGCACTTTGGCCATTTTGGGCACGGCGGTCGGGGTTGGCGCGGCCACTGCGGTCAGTGGAACCATCGGATTCGTTGGTCTGATTGTGCCGCATCTCTTGCGCCCTCTTGTCGGGTTCCGCCCGAGCCGGTTGTTGCCGGTGAGCGCCCTTGGCGGGGCTGCCTTTCTGCTGGCGTCGGATTTGTTCATTCGTCTGGTTATGCCTGACAAGGATCTCAAGCTTGGTGTTGTAACGGCTATTATCGGCGCGCCATTCTTCCTGTGGCTCTTGCGCAAGATTAGAAGGAGGGCCGTTTAA